The Humulus lupulus chromosome 3, drHumLupu1.1, whole genome shotgun sequence genome window below encodes:
- the LOC133822933 gene encoding uncharacterized protein LOC133822933 codes for MLFSDINSYRILIRPHPANWRLVHGMAVVYLVALTFLLFQKQDDARQFMKFLHPDLGVELPERSYGADCRIYLPENPTSRFKNVCETLFDEFVLAHIIGWWGKAILLRNQPLLWVLSIGFEMMEPQFIASAGNRSFSSNAPLIENSDDQIVVPDVGDRIGKEHCKVNLQELLNPDKKQDFIKRTTSNSISLEMDKIWIHLNRATVEYEQKSREFVPESYLFRPNNAMLTIQEAVGSTVAWPFKKVIPRDVTSEVEKDT; via the exons ATGTTGTTTTCTGACATAAATTCATACAGGATTCTGATCAGACCGCATCCAGCAAATTGGCGCTTAGTTCATGGCATGGCTGTTGTTTACCTTGTTGCTCTCACATTTTTGCTTTTTCAG AAGCAAGATGATGCTCGACAGTTTATGAAGTTTCTCCATCCGGATCTTGGTGTTG AACTTCCTGAAAGATCTTATGGAGCTGACTGCCGCATATATCTTCCCGAAAATCCTACAAGCAGGTTTAAAAATGTTTGT GAAACACTTTTTGATGAATTTGTTTTAGCTCATATTATTGGATGGTGGGGTAAAGCTATATTGCTTCGTAATCAGCCTCTTCTTTGGGTGCTATCAATTGGATTTGAGATGATGGAG CCACAGTTCATTGCCAGCGCTGGAAATCGAAGCTTTTCATCTAATGCCCCACTGATTGAGAACTCTGATGATCAGATTGTTGTTCCAGAT gttggggatcgaattggcaaggagcattgcaaagttaatttgcaagag TTGTTAAACCcagacaaaaaacaagattttattaagagaacaacatcaaattcaatttcattggagatggataaaatttggatccatcttaacag agcaaCGGTGGAATATGAGCAAAAGTCTAGGGAGtttgtaccagaatcttacttatttcgtcctaataatgcaatgcttacaatacaagaagcagttggttccacagttgcatggccttttaaaaaagttattccaagag atgtgacaagtgaagtagaaaaggatacttaa